A stretch of DNA from Flavobacteriaceae bacterium MAR_2009_75:
AAATTTTTAGATTTATTGATAAGTATTGGGCTGACCTCTTTTACGCTACCTTTTGTAAATAGACCACTTTTTCCAGCTGATTGCGGAGTAAAATTTCCTTGGCCATCACCTCTTAAATAAAGTGAATGAAGTGCGTCATTTCTTGGAGTTTCAACCTCCGATGAATAGAGATTTCCTGCTAGCAATACGTCATTTACCCCATCGTTGTCAAAGTCATCAATTACAATTTCATTTATTGAAGAGAGTTGCGCCTCAATAGGCAAATTACGAACCTCAAATTCACCACCTTTATTTTCTAAATAAGAAGAGGCAAAATTTAAAGCTTTCAAATGCAAAGACTTTTTTAGTTGCTCTGAATCGAAAATATCTTCGATTGCTGCCTTTCCGAAAGAATCATAAGTAGGGAATTTTTCTTTAATGAAGGGCATTTGGTTCGATGAGCACTCTCTTCCTCTAAGAGGAACCAATTCTTCTTCTTCGTAATAACTCAGCACAATATCATTGGATCCAGAAATATCGAAATCATCTGCAAACACTTCAAATGGGGCTTCGACGCTCGCTTTATATTTGTAGTTCAACCCTAAGTTTCCGGCTATTATGTCTACATCTCCATCGCCGTCGAAATCTCTTGCACCCAAACTATACCACCAACCATTAGTTTGATCTAAACCATACTTAGCTGTTTTTTCAACTAATTGTTTGCCATTCTCGTTTTCAAATACTCTAATGGGCATCCATTCTCCCGTAATAACAAGGTCTAAATATTCATCATCATTAAGGTCTGCCCATAGTGCATCTGTTACCATGCCAAACTCTTGCCAATTTTCACTTTGCGTTACTTCACTTTCTATAAATACAACTTTTTTAGAATCACTTTTATTCTCTAACAGATAGCTTTTTGCAGGGTACGGATATTGGCCAGGCACTTGCCTGCCCCAATGAATAAGTCTAAATCACCATCGTTGTCAAAATCAATTGGTTTTACGCAAGAACCACTCACCGAAATGTTGGGCAAAGCTTTTTCATTGTGGGTAAACCGGCCTTCGCCATCATTTATATAAAGTCTGTCAAGTAAATTAGATGAACCTTGTGAATATTCGTTTCCGCCGCTAACCACGTACAAATCTAAATCACCATCTGCGTCGACATCAAAAAATATAGAATTTACATCTTCAAACTGTGACGATACTTCAAATACTGTAGACCCCATTTCATCAAAAGATCCATCTTTATTTTGCATGAATAGTTTTCCAGCCTGACCTAACGCTCCTCCTACGAATATGTCCTCTAATTCATCTTGGTTTACATCTGCAATTGATAGGGCTGGCCCTTCGTTTGACATTTTATGGGGTAAAAGACTTTCTCGTAAAAAATCATCAAAATCGTTTTCCTGATGTTTGAAATTTAACCCTTTGATAGCAGTTTTTTGAAATAAATGCAATTCGCCATTTTGACCTTTGCGTTCGGAAAATTGTTTTTCACTTTTTGAGTGGTCAAGAACAATAAGTTGATCGGCCTTGACATCTTGTAGTATTTGGTATGAATCATCTGGCCAAAAAACTTCAATGGTAGCCAATGTTTTCGTGCCTAACCCAAAATGTAGTTCTCTGTCTTTTGCAGACATAAAACCTTTAGAGAAATAAAGCTCTTGGGTTTGCTTATTTTCATTGTTTGAAACCACCACCCTTGTTCCAATACCGTCACGGTTGCCTTTCGGGCCGTTTAATCGAATTTTAAGATGGTGACCTAAGCCCAATTCTATCGAATTGTTTTTCAAAATGTAGGCGGGATCATCTGTGTTGTTTACAATTATTTCTAAATCGCCATCATTGTCAAGGTCGGCATAAATCGATCCATTTGAGCTGGTTTGAGAATCGTTGCCCCATGTTTCATTCATTTTTTCAAATACTAGCTTACCGTTATTTTTGAAAAAGTAATTTTCCTTCTTCCTGGTAGGCATTTTATCCATGACGTCTGAGATATATTTTTTGACGTCCATTTTTTCAACTTTTCTGATTGAATCTTGTTTTTTATTTACAAAATTCACAAAGTCATTGTTTCTAAAATCTCGCTTAATACCATTTGATACAAATAGATCCTTTAGACCATCATTATCCATATCAAAGAATAATGGGGCCCAGCTCCAATCGGTATTCGATACACCGGTAATTTGTGCGATATCAGAAAAAAATGGAGTTCCGTCTTTATTTACAAACCCACTATTGAGCTGTAAGGTATTATACATGTATTGATAATGTTGACCTGAGTTAACGGTCTCATAAAAACGGTCAGGGTTCATACCACTCATACTGGTCTTGATATCATAGTTATTGGCACCCATCATGTCAACGACCATTAAATCCATCCATCCATCATTATTAATATCGGCAATATCATTACCCATGGCAAAAAATGAAATATGGTTTGTGGCCTCAAGAATGCGGTCGGTGAACCTGCCGTTTTGATTATTTATGTAAAGCTGGTCTTTGCCGGTAAAATCGTTGGCAACGTACAAATCTGGCCAACTATCATTATTTACATCGCCAATAGCTATACCTAACCCATAAGATAGACGGTTCTGTACGATACCGGCCTGTTGAGATACGTCATTGAAGTAGCCATTATCATTCCTAAAAAGTTTGTTGTTCGCTACTCCACCATCAGTGGTTGAAAGTTCTAAAAGTGATTTGTCTTCAGGATAGGGGGAGGGACTATGATTGAGAAGAAACATGTCAAGATCACCATCTTTGTCATAATCAAAAAAGCTCGCCTGAGTAGAGCAATCGGGGCTATCAATCCCATATTTTTTGGCTTCCTCTTTGAAAATCGGAACGCCGCCCTTATTCTTGACGCCCGTATTTACGAATAGCCTATTTCTTCGAGTGTCGGGATTTTTGAATTTACCAGAGTTAGATAGGTAAATATCCATCCAACCATCATCATTTATGTCAACGACCGTTACTCCCGTTGAAAAGTGTTGTTTGTTCAATATACCTGTTTTATCAGATACATCTTCAAATTTTAAATCACCTTTATTGACAAAAAGTTTATGTTGACCTAAGGTAGAGACAAAGAAAAGATCTTTTAATCCATCATTGTTAAAATCGCTAACGGCTACTCCCCCTCCATTATAAAAATACTCGTATTGAATACCGTTATAGCGAACATCTTCCGTTAACGGGTTAGTGAACTGAATGCCGGTTTCATCTGAATTCAATTTGCTAAAAATCTTTTCATTTACTGAGTTTTTACCGGATAATTTATAGGTTTCGGTGCAGCTAGTAGCAATGCTTAACAATAGAATTAAACAGCCGTATTTTTTCAATGATAACGTACGAAAAAAAGTCATAGTTACTATTAATGTTATTGGGTGAAGCTCGTTCATCAAATTAGAATAAGTATTGTAAAACTACGAAAAGAGCATCTCTGATAGCGAGCTAAAAATCGTCATCTTATCATAGACGGCTATTTTATTTATAAAAAAGACCCTAAGTGGAGTGCATAGGGTCTTTTTCTAAAGGTTTTGAATTATTTAATCATAACCCGGGTTTTGTACCAATGCGGTATTTGCATTAAGCTCAGCTATTCGTATGGGTACGAAATAACTTTTGTCTAGCCATAATCTATTTTCAAAACCAGGATCTACGACCGTAGGCACGTAGCTGTAATCATAATTTTCAGGATCATATTTGTACGTAGAAACTGAAGCACTTGGTTTGAGAGTGCCAGTTATCTGAATACCTACAGCAGGCGCACCTAAAGTACTTGGAGCAATCATCCATCTACGGGCGTCGTGATAGCGATGTTGTTCATAGGCGAGTTCGACTCTTCTCTCGTTTCGATAAGCTTCTACTAGTTCGTCTCCTGTTGCGGCTATTGCCGGAAGACCAATTCTAAATCTAATTTTGTTCAACCAGTTTGTGGCTTCGCCTTCATCTCCTGTTTCTAAAAGCGTTTCTACATAATTGAGTACAAGCTCAGTCTCACGAAAGAATGGCCAAGGTATGGTCTGAAAACCTGTTTGGTCTATAAATGCAGGATCCGGTTCTACAAATTTTTTGAAATAATAGCCAGTTCGTGTGCCGTTCCAGTCTTCAACCGGACCTTGACGAGTATCGAGGCCGAAGTGAGTTTCAACTCCATCAGAACCTATAATGTCATATTGCCCTGTTTGTATTTGATTGGCTGGATCACGTTCTGCTACGTCAGATGGTCTAGGTTTCCAATCTGCCCCATCGTACAAAATGGTCGCATAAAAACGAGCTTCTCGATTGTCATAGGGTGCACTGGCATGTTCAGGGTTGTCCCAGTCAAACTCAGAACCATCACTCATTGCATAATCATCCACAAGGTTTTGCAGTGGGGCATTTCCTGCCCAGTTGTGGTATCCATTTGGGCCGTTAAATAGACCGATTCGTCTTCCTGGCCCAGTGTTTTCAACATATTGTCTCTCCCAGATAATATCATTTTCACCACCATTACGCGCCAAAGAAATATCTAGATAATTCTGTTCACCTTCTTCCAGTGATACCGGTGAAGTTAAATCTAATTTATACCCAGTGGTAGAATAGTCGAGAGCGGCCTTTACCGCATCGCGGGCAAGTATCCACCGCTGCTGTTGATCACCAGAAGTGTATGCGATCAATTCAGGATTTGAATACCCTGAAAGAACGTCTGAATTAGCGGAGGCAGTGGGGAAGTCATGAAGATCGCTAGCAGCATACAGTAGAATTCGTGCCTTTAGGGCTAGAGCAACCGTAGGGTTAGCCCTGCCTGAAGCCATATCACGACCATCGAGCAATTCGAAAGCCCGTTCACAATCTGCGACGATAAAATTTACGGACTCTTCGAAAGTATTTCTTGGAATGTCATAATCCGAATCTAATTCAAGTGGCTCAGATATAAGAGGTACTCCTCCATAAAAACGCAACAGTTGATGATAATAATAGGCTCTTAGAAAATGCGCTTCGCCAAGTAGTCTATCGACAAGATTTGTGTCTTCAATACCACCTTCGCCCAAATTGGCAATGGCTAAATTTACATCTCTAATGTAGCCGTACATATTATTCCAATCCCATGTATTATTTATCCAGCCTGTATCTGCCGAGTTGGCGCGAGATTCATTAATGGTGTTAATGCCTCGACCAGTATGTGTGAATATGGCTTCATCGGTTAAAGAGGCGAGCATTTGCTCATCAAGACCTCCCGCACCTAAGCCATTATACGCGCCAGTTACCGTTGCTTCGGCTAGACCGGCATCTGACCAGACACTAGATTCTGATACCTCGCTTAAGGGGGTAATGCTGGTAAAATCATCATTACAGCTCAAGGCGATAACCGATGGTAAGACCATTCCCCAGACTTTAATTATATTCTTAATATTCATAGTGTTATTTTTTTAGAATGATACGGAGAAACCTACGCTAAATATTTTTGAAACCGGGTAATCTCTACCACTGGTATTTAAACCTTCAGGGTCAAAAATAGCATCCGTCCAAGTAAAAAGATTATTGCCGTTTAAATAGAACCGTAAATTGCTTAAACCTATCTGACCTATGATTTCTTCAGGAAAATTATAGCCCAGCTCAAAATTCTTCAGGCGCATATAGTCGGTATCTTGACGCCAGTAGGTATTGCCATTACTATAATACTGGTCGGCACGATTGGTTATTCTTGGATCCACACTGCTTGGGTTATTAACGGACCAGCGATTGTTATAATCTCTTTCCAAATAGTTTCCAATGGTACCGGCCTCACTAAAGTTGAAAAATAGTTCGCCTCCCCAAGCTCCTTGAAAGAGCATGCTGATATCAAAGTTTTTATAACTAGCCGTAAGATTGGCACCTCCTTGTAAAGTGGGGTAGACGTTTTTATCTGTTCTATAACGATCATCAGGAGTTATTCTTCCGTCACCGTCATAATCGACCAATTTCATATCTCCTGGGCGGAGATTGTTGACTAGGGCCGAATAATCTAGAGTTTCAGCATCGATATCGGCTTGGGTCGCAAATATGCCATCGTACCCGTAGACCAACTGTGCCCCTATAGTTCTGCCCGTTACACGTTGCCATTCTGGCGACCCTTCTGCTTCATCGTTAAAAAGTATCTTATTTTTTGCATAGCCAGCATTTACTGTTATACCATAACTGAATTCTTCTCCGATGTAATCGTTCCAGCCAAGTATAAAATCAAAACCTTTATTTTCAACTTCACCGAAATTTTGCCGCGGTGGAGTAATACCAGAAAGGGAAGGTAAAGATGCAGATGGTGTCGTTAGAATATCTGTTCTTTTGTTTAGGAACCAGTCAAACTCTAAATTCAATTTGTTTTTGATAAAACGGGCATCGATACCGAGATTGATGTTGGTTGCCACCTCCCATGTAATTCCTGTATTTGGTACTCTAGACTCACTTAAGGTGGTAACTTGAGAGTTGTTTATAACATAATTTCCGAAACCGTAAGTAGCTAGAAATTGGTTGGAAGGAAACTCAGAATCATCGAATTTGTCATTACCCAATTGGCCCCATGAAGCACGAAGTTTGAGATGATTTAAGTATGAATCACTATCCATATTCTCGAACCATTTTTCTTTGGTAATCACCCAACCTGCCGTAAAACCTGGGAAGAAACCATATCTAGTTTCCTCTGGGAATAAATAAGACCCATCATACCTCCAAAGAAATTCCATTAAATATTTTTCCGAGAAGTCATAGCCAACACGGCCAAAATAATTGAGCCTCGAAGCTCTATCTGATGAACCATTTATATTTTGTTCATCGGTACCTCCTGCGAATAAATCCTCAATCGCTGGAGATATGAAATACCGACGAAAAGCGTCGAAGCCTTCATAAGTTTTAGTCTCCTTGTTCGTACCTGCAAGAAGTATTAAGTTATGGTTGCCGAAAGATTTTTGATATTGTAGGTTGGCACCTAATAGAATATTCAATCGGTTCTGTGCGTATTGGGTAAGACGCGGTTCTGCAGGCCCTCTTTGCACAGGTGTCAATCCTGACTCATCACGGTTAGCCCCGTCCCAAGTATAAAGCTCCCAAGGGGTACGCCAAACTTTGCGATTTAAAAAGCTTTTGTCTATTGCTGCCGTGGTTTGTAACGTTAGTCCCTCTATCCAAGGAATTTTAATGTCTAAAGTTGCATTCGACTGAAAATAATCTCTTGTATCGCGATCATATCCGGTGGCATTGGTCGTGATAACAACGGGTTGTTGTCCGTTTTCGATGTCAGGACCTGGAAACCCATTGGGCCAGTAAGCAGGTTCTGTTGGTCTACCGCGGGTGAGCATTCTGAAAATGGCCCCTGCTGGTTCTGTAGGAAAGTATCGTTTTTCTTCTCTTCCAAGAACTCCTATTTTGAATTTTATGCCCTCACTGATCTGAGCATCTAGATTTATTCGTATGTCATATTGCTCGTAACCCGTGGCTGAACTTTTATAGTAAGCATCTTGTTTTAAGTAGCCCAAAGAACTAAAATAGTTAAAGTTTTCACTGCCGCCACTCAATTGCATTGTGTGTTTTTCTTGAGAAGAACCTCTTTTTAAAGTTTCTTTGAACCAATCTGTATCTGGGTGACCCCATGGGTCTTGACCATTACTAAACAATTCAATATCTTCTGGGGTATAAATGGCATTTCTTTGGGAACCATCAGGCCTGGTATATGTGCCTGTTGAATTAAAACCATCGGTCGCTGCTTGCCATTCATCAACTGGTAGATTATAGACTTCCAGTTCATTTCTTAACTCGGCGTATTGTGCCGCATTGGCCATTTCTGGAATAACGGTAGGTGCTGCCCAACCTTGTTGTGAGGAATACGTTATTTTGGGTTTACCAGTCTTACCCCGTTTTGTTGTTACCAAAATTACACCATTTGCAGCTCTAGCACCGTAAATAGCCGCAGCTGCATCTTTCAAAACCGAAATACTTTCTATGTCGGCAGGGTTGATACGCGCCAAGCCACCATCTCTGTCCGGTATACCATCGACTACAACTAAAGCCCCAGTGTTATTATAAGTGTTGGTTCCACGAATTCGAATGTTTGCGTTATCATAGCCTGGTTCGGCGCTTGCTTGAGACACGAATAAACCAGCTACTCGCCCAGAAAGGGAATTGGTTAGGTTTACAGCGGGTGATTTAGTCAATTCTTCACCTTTTACCGAGGCTACGGAACCTGAAACAGTGGCCCTCTTTTGTGTGCCATAGCCCACGACAACTACTTCGTCAAGACTGGCAATGTCTTCTTGCATTGAGATATCAATAGAATTTCTACCTTCCATCGCAATAGTTTGCTTAACAAAACCAATATAAGAAAATATAAGAGTGGCATCTGGGTTTTCTACATCGATGGAGTAATTACCGTCAAAATCGGTAGACACCCCTTGAGTAGTTCCATCGACCACTACACTAACGCCTGGTAGGGGAGTGCCCGTTTGATCGGTTACGGTTCCTGAAATTACGGACTGTGCATAAGCCGCAGAAAACATAAAACTTCCGAAAAATAATAAGAGAGTGAAAAAGTGACGACATGCAAGCGTACACCTTTTCTTAAGGTAGAGTTGGTTGTTCATATAAGTAGTTTCTCAGTTAAATCGGCCTAAATGTAACTATATTCTTTAAAAAACAATAAAATTTTGTTAAAAAATGACTTTTAATGCCAATATTATCAAAAACTTAAAAATAGATATGCAACGTCAATATTTCGATAACCTGAGCAGTAAACTTTTGATAAAAAGCCATTTAGGGCAACCCCATATTACACTTAATTCCTCTAAAAAAGTACTTTCTTCATCTAGAAATTTAAGAATCGATTGGGGAGTTTTTTTATTAAAAAGGGATTCAAAAACATGATGTCCCATCTCATTATTTTGCGATAACACATCTAAAAGGAGCAGGTCATAATACCAAAACCGGTTTTTAAAGTTGAGAGAATTTAGAGGTTTGTCCGCCTTCAAGTGGTCTATCAAAACAGGAATCTTTTTCGCTGTGCTCATAAAAGTATATCCTGTGCTGGGCTTGGCCCAACCACCGGCCGTACCTATATTCAAAATTCTTTTTGTATTGTGTTGCGCAAAATCATAACAGGTCATGGGTATGCTGCCCTGCTCTCTATCGGTAATTTCGTAATTCGGGCAGTTTAATTTTGTTGTGATATAGGTATGAAGCGCCTCTTCATACACCTCCTTATCGAGCAAATCTTTTGAAAAAAGAGTGTACTCTACCAGAGCTTCATTTTTCGACTGCGGAAGTACATACATAAAGCGGGTATTTCCTTTTTGAGGAACCGAAAAATCCATATAGGTAACGGTATCGACATCAAACACCGGTCGGTCGGCTTTTATTTTCCAACCTACAAAATGTTGCTGAATGACCGGGTACGTACTTTGACTATTTGCGGCTGCATAACTGAAAATACTATTAAATACTGTTGCAGCGGTATAGGTATTCGTAGTCGTCTTGAGTGAAACTTGAGCATCGTTTTCACTGAGGTCAAGAACTTTCTCAAACTTAATAGTTACATTTTTTTTGTTCTTCAAGGTTTCGAACTGCTTCTCGTAGAAATCCAATCCCTTAATCATTTTATATGAATAAGGTGTGATGGCATATCGCTTAGCGAGTTCTTTGCCTTCAAAGTAAATATGATTCCAGCTTTTATGAACTATTTGGTCAAATTGACCCCTGCCTTTTTCCCAGAAACACCAGGTTCGGTCGTTGGTTTTCTTTTGGTCTTTATCTAGAATTAAGATTGATGCTTCTGAAAAGTACTCATCATTGGTCATGGCATGGGCTAACATCAGGCCTGCCGCTCCGGCACCTATGATGATGTAATCAAAATGAGAGGGGTAATAATCCAAATTTTTAAACTTCTTGACTTCAGTTTACCAAAAGTAGGGAATAAAACTCGTCTAATTTATCCGATACCGGAGTCCGAAGAAGCCTCTGATTCCTTGATTTGGGCCATAAACATAAGAAGGGTCAAATGTTAGCGCATACGGATTATCGGTCGTCGCAACAACATCGCCGTTCGGGTCAAATATAACATTCTTATCAAAAGGGTCATTTGCACGGGCAATTATGAATGGATTTCCTCTGTTCGGTGTCCAGTCTAAAAGGTTTTTTACCCCTCCATAGATTTCAAAATTTTTAAGCCCTTTAAACGTAAACTGAATGTTTTGAATACTCCAAGTTGGGGAGTATTCGCTTCTAGGATCATTTTCTCCCAATACTGGTAAACGCATAGGTCCGTAGAGGTTTCCGGTATAATCAACGGAAAGCTGTATAGGTCGAAATTTGTAAGAGACGTTCCAAGTGCCGGTAAAACTCTCAGTGAGGATCTGACGTTGTGAAATGCCATTTTCAGTTTGGCTAACATCTTGTAGAGTTGCCCCTACCAAAAATTTAAATCCGCTAGGGAAAATGACATCGACATTACCACTCACACCTTGTGAAACAGATTTTCCGTCAAGGTTATCGTAGATAATTTGATTGGGGTCGGTGTCATAATCCGGTAAGATAGCATTGCTAAAAGAGGTATAGAAAACCGAGGCGTCAAGCCCGACAAAAGTACCGTTATCGGCGTATATTTTTTTCAAATAATTGAGATTGAAGTTTACAGAACGCTCGGGTTTTAATTCTTCGGTAACCACCACCTCACGGGCTCCGGTCAGTGCAGCATGTTCTTCGGTAAAGAGATTGACTACACGAAAACCGGTGCCGGCATTAAATCTCAATATATCATTATCATTAATACGCCATCGATAGGCAGTTCTCGGGGTCAGAATATTGCCATGGCGTTTGTCATAATCGTACCGTAGGCCCAAGAGCAGCGAATGTTTTTTGGCCAGTTCAATTTCATCTTGCGCAAATAGACTGGGTATGACCACTTCGTCCGCTATTTCGGTTGCGGGGGTATTATCATTATAAAAGTTATAACGAACCGAGCTGCCGAATAGAAGATCATGACGGTTTAAAACCTTGTCCCAGGTCAACTGCCCAAAACCGATACGTTGATCCGCTATATAGGGCACGTCGCCATAGACCGAATTCTGGCTATGGTCATTATAGGAAAAGGATAATAAAAGCTTTTCCTCTACAGGAAGTTGGTATTTACCTAGAACCTCCCAACGAGTAGTATAAATACTTTCACCATATATTTCATCACCTCCTCTGAATTCAGGCGTCCATTGAAGTTCGCCTCCCCATCTATCTTCATAGAAAAATCGCCCGGCTAACGAAAAAATACGTGATTTATCACGATGGAAGTTCCATTTTTGAAAAACAGAAATTCTTTCTTGTAGGGTCAAATCGGTGAAGTTATCCCCATTATGGTCAATAATTTCATCGTAATTGAAGTAATTGAGCCCTAGAAGCATATCGGTCTTCTTCCCAAAATTTATTTTCGCTCCGACATCTAGGTTGTATTCACCCCAGCCTGTAGCAAAGGCATCTGCAAAAAAATCAGGAGCTTCAAGAGTATTTTTTGTAATAATGTTTATGAGTCCGCCGACAGCTTCGCTTCCATAGAGACTAGAAGCGGGACCTTTCACGATTTCGATTTGGTCGATGAGGGAGTTTGGTATTCCTGACAATCCGTAGACCGTTCCCAAACCACTTACAATGGGCATGCCATCGATTAAGACCAAAGTATAAGGGCCTTCAAGACCGTTAATATGAATGTCGCCAGTATTGCACACGTTGCAATTGACTTGGGGGCGTACCCCATTAACATTTTGTAGGGCCTCGAAAATACTGGCTGTAGGGTTTTTTTTGAGGAAAGTAGGGCTGTAGACTTCAACGGGAACCGGACTTTCGGAGCGACTTACCGCTTTTAAGGTTCCGGTAACGACAGTTTCCTCGAGTTGTTCGTTGGTTTCGCTTAAGGCGATGTTTAGGTATCGGTTTTCCTTTTTTCTTAAATCTATTTTTTCGTTATACGGAAGATAGCCCAGAACCTTTACCTTCAATTTATATGGGGCAGGTGGAATATTGGTTAACTTAAAAAGTCCCTCTTCATCAGTAGCTGTGCCAAATACCGTTCCTTCTAAGTAGACATTTGCAAAAGTGATGGGAAACTCCCCATCGGTAACTACTCCGCTTATCTGAGCATTTTGTGCTGATATACCAGTACTAGCCATTAATATTAGGCCAATTACAACATATGAAAATGGAGTTCTCAAAATATTTATTTCAGCAAGTTTAAATTAATTTTTAGTCAAAACTAAATATTTGTTTTTAGATATAAAAATGTATTTTTGTGGCATTATAAATTTTTATGACACTTTCTGAAGAAGATTACATCAAGGCCATTTACCATTTGGGCAAGGGAGACAATGTTACGGTTTCGACAAATGCCGTAGCGGAGCAGATGGAAACAAAACCGTCGTCGGTGACCGATATGGTCAAAAAATTGGCGGAGAAGGGCTTGGTCAATTATAGGCCGTACAAAGGGGTCAACCTTACGGAATATGGTCAAAAAACCGCTTTGACCTTAGTGCGAAAGCATCGCCTTTGGGAGGTGTTTTTG
This window harbors:
- a CDS encoding outer membrane receptor for ferrienterochelin and colicins yields the protein MASTGISAQNAQISGVVTDGEFPITFANVYLEGTVFGTATDEEGLFKLTNIPPAPYKLKVKVLGYLPYNEKIDLRKKENRYLNIALSETNEQLEETVVTGTLKAVSRSESPVPVEVYSPTFLKKNPTASIFEALQNVNGVRPQVNCNVCNTGDIHINGLEGPYTLVLIDGMPIVSGLGTVYGLSGIPNSLIDQIEIVKGPASSLYGSEAVGGLINIITKNTLEAPDFFADAFATGWGEYNLDVGAKINFGKKTDMLLGLNYFNYDEIIDHNGDNFTDLTLQERISVFQKWNFHRDKSRIFSLAGRFFYEDRWGGELQWTPEFRGGDEIYGESIYTTRWEVLGKYQLPVEEKLLLSFSYNDHSQNSVYGDVPYIADQRIGFGQLTWDKVLNRHDLLFGSSVRYNFYNDNTPATEIADEVVIPSLFAQDEIELAKKHSLLLGLRYDYDKRHGNILTPRTAYRWRINDNDILRFNAGTGFRVVNLFTEEHAALTGAREVVVTEELKPERSVNFNLNYLKKIYADNGTFVGLDASVFYTSFSNAILPDYDTDPNQIIYDNLDGKSVSQGVSGNVDVIFPSGFKFLVGATLQDVSQTENGISQRQILTESFTGTWNVSYKFRPIQLSVDYTGNLYGPMRLPVLGENDPRSEYSPTWSIQNIQFTFKGLKNFEIYGGVKNLLDWTPNRGNPFIIARANDPFDKNVIFDPNGDVVATTDNPYALTFDPSYVYGPNQGIRGFFGLRYRIN